The following DNA comes from Cellulomonas soli.
GAACGCGCCCTGGCGGCGGCCGGGGCGCCGGCACCGCGCGACATCGCGCAGCTGGGATCGACCGTCGCGGTGAAGAACCTGGTGCGGGCGGGACGGCACGCGGCCGTGCTCTCGCGGCACGCCGTGCACGAGGAGATCGCGCACGCACAGCTCGTCGCCGTGGAGGTCGACGGGATCGACCTGCGGCGCGAGCTGCGCATGGTGTGGTCACGAGGCCGGCAGGTGCCGGCTGCGGTCGAGGAGTTCGCCCGGGTGGCCCTGCGGGGGCTCACGGACGACTGAACGTCATCGTCGCCGAACAGTCGCCCGACAACCGCCGGACGCTCGCCGCTCATCTGCCGGTCGACGACTCTTCGTCGACCGGCGTCGTGCGGACGGACGCGGTCAGCGGATGCCGTGGGCCTCGGCCCAGGCGACCGCCTCGGCGCGCGTGGAGACGCCGATCTTGCGGTAGACGCTACGAACCTGGGACTTGACGGTGTTGCGCGTGACGAAGAGTCGCGTCGCGATCTCCTCGAGGGTCACGTCCTCGGTCAGCTCCGCCAGCACGACCCGTTCGCGACGGGTGAGACCCTCGTCGAGGGTGCGGATGGTCCTGGTCGTCTCCAGCATGCTCATGGTCTGTCCTCCGGGTGTCCTGCACGGCCGCCGAATGAAACAGACGCCCGCCGTGGGATGCGTACCGGATGAGAGGGGCGGATCCGCGGTCTATGACGCGGTTTCCGTGAACTTCTCGGGCACGTTCCCTTGGCGCTGTTCCTGCCGTACGTCC
Coding sequences within:
- a CDS encoding LuxR C-terminal-related transcriptional regulator gives rise to the protein MSMLETTRTIRTLDEGLTRRERVVLAELTEDVTLEEIATRLFVTRNTVKSQVRSVYRKIGVSTRAEAVAWAEAHGIR